The Equus caballus isolate H_3958 breed thoroughbred chromosome 12, TB-T2T, whole genome shotgun sequence genome contains a region encoding:
- the RPS6KB2 gene encoding ribosomal protein S6 kinase beta-2, with protein sequence MAAVFDLDLETEEGSEGEGEPEFSPADVCPLAELRAAGLEPVGHYEEVELTETSVNLGPERIGPHCFELLRVLGKGGYGKVFQVRKVQGTNSGKIYAMKVLRKAKIVRNAKDTAHTRAERNILESVKHPFIVELAYAFQTGGKLYLILECLSGGELFTHLEREGIFLEDTACFYLAEITLALGHLHSQGIIYRDLKPENIMLNSQGHIKLTDFGLCKESIHEGAVTHTFCGTIEYMAPEILVRSGHNRAVDWWSLGALMYDMLTGSPPFTAENRKKTMDKIIKGKLALPPYLTPDARDLVKKFLKRNPSQRIGGGPGDAADVQRHPFFRHINWDDLLARRVDPPFRPCLQSEEDVSQFDTHFTRQTPVDSPDDTALSESANQAFLGFTYVAPSVLDSIKEGFSFQPKLRSPRRLNSSPRTPISPLKFSPFEGFRPSPGPPEPMEPPLPPLLPPPPPPSSTAPLPIRPPSGTKKSKRGRGRPGR encoded by the exons GACGTGTGTCCCCTTGCCGAGTTGAGGGCGGCTGGCCTGGA GCCTGTAGGACACTATGAGGAGGTGGAGCTGACTGAGACCAGTGTGAACCTGGGCCCTGAGCGCATTGGGCCCCACTGCTTTGAGCTGCTGCGTGTGCTGGGCAAGGGGGGCTATGGCAAG GTGTTCCAGGTGCGAAAGGTGCAGGGCACCAACTCGGGCAAAATATATGCCATGAAAGTCCTGAGGAAG GCCAAAATTGTGCGCAACGCCAAGGACACGGCACACACGCGGGCTGAGCGGAACATTCTAGAGTCAGTGAAGCACCCCTTCATTGTGGAATTGGCCTATGCCTTCCAGACTGGTGGCAAACTCTACCTCATCCTTGAGTGCCTCAGTG GCGGTGAGCTCTTCACACATCTGGAACGAGAGGGCATCTTCCTGGAAGACACGGCCTG TTTCTACCTGGCAGAGATCACGCTGGCCCTGGGCCATCTCCACTCCCAAGGCATCATCTACCGGGACCTCAAGCCGGAGAACATCATGCTTAACAGCCAGG GCCACATCAAATTGACGGACTTCGGACTCTGCAAGGAGTCGATTCATGAGGGCGCCGTCACCCACACCTTCTGTGGCACCATTGAGTACAT GGCCCCTGAGATTCTGGTGCGCAGTGGTCACAACCGGGCGGTGGACTGGTGGAGCCTGGGGGCCCTGATGTACGACATGCTCACTGGATCG CCACCCTTCACTGCGGAGAACCGAAAGAAAACCATGGACAAGATCATCAAAGGGAAGCTGGCACTGCCCCCCTACCTCACCCCGGATGCCCGGGACCTTGTCAAAAAG TTTCTGAAGCGGAATCCCAGCCAGCGGATCGGGGGTGGCCCAGGGGACGCTGCCGATGTGCAG AGGCACCCGTTCTTCCGGCACATCAATTGGGACGACCTCCTGGCCCGCCGCGTGGACCCCCCTTTCAGGCCCTGTCTG CAGTCAGAGGAGGACGTGAGCCAGTTTGACACCCACTTCACGCGGCAGACGCCAGTGGACAGTCCCGACGACACGGCCCTCAGTGAGAGCGCCAATCAGGCCTTCCTG GGCTTCACGTATGTGGCGCCCTCCGTCCTGGACAGCATCAAGGAGGGCTTCTCCTTCCAGCCTAAGCTACGCTCCCCCAGACGCCTCAACAGCAGCCCCCGGACCCCCATCAG CCCTCTGAAGTTCTCGCCTTTTGAGGGATTCCGGCCCAGCCCCGGCCCACCAGAGCCCATGGAGCCCCCGCTACCTCCTCTCCTGCCGCCACCACCGCCACCCTCGAGCACTGCCCCCCTCCCCATCCGCCCCCCCTCAGGGACCAAGAAGTCCAAGAGGGGCCGTGGGCGCCCTGGGCGCTAG
- the PTPRCAP gene encoding protein tyrosine phosphatase receptor type C-associated protein: protein MDLSCALGLGTLLALPGVLGSGNSAQEGAGSNSVTIVLLLLLLLLLATGLALAWRRLSRDSGGYYHPARLGAALWGRTRRLFWASPPGRWLQARIELGSPDEDPERQEDEQDVEDDYYDMEGGREEVESREEGQPCGEEPSPQQGPGPAEEAHDGDASDADDAEGALALSCQGPAGSGGSAEALLSDLHAFAGSAAWDDSARPAGGQELHVTAL from the exons ATG GACCTGTCCTGCGCCCTAGGGCTCGGGACACTGCTGGCCCTGCCGGGGGTCCTGGGCTCAGGTAACAGTGCCCAGGAGGGCGCTGGCTCCAACTCTGTCACCATCGTCCTactgctgctcctgctcctgctgctggccACTGGCCTGGCACTGGCCTGGCGCCGCCTCAGCCGTGATTCTGGAGGCTACTACCACCCCGCCCGCCTGGGCGCCGCGCTGTGGGGCCGCACCCGACGCCTGTTCTGGGCCAGCCCACCAGGCCGCTGGCTCCAGGCCCGGATTGAGCTGGGGTCTCCAGATGAGGACCCCGAGCGGCAGGAGGATGAACAGGATGTGGAAGATGACTACTATGACATGGAAGGTGGCCGGGAGGAGGTTGAATCCCGGGAAGAGGGGCAGCCATGTGGAGAGGAGCCCAGCCCACAGCAGGGCCCAGGGCCGGCAGAAGAAGCACACGATGGTGACGCCAGTGATGCTGATGATGCCGAAGGGGCCCTGGCCCTCAGCTGCCAGGGGCCGGCGGGCTCAGGGGGCAGCGCGGAGGCTCTGCTGAGTGACCTGCATGCCTTTGCTGGCAGTGCGGCCTGGGATGACAGCGCCAGGCCAGCGGGGGGCCAGGAGCTGCATGTCACTGcactgtag